The Hyphomicrobium sp. 99 genome contains the following window.
GCTGAGAGCAAGCAACACACCGGTCATTGAAAAAAACGTCATCGAAAAAAGCTTCATGGCAGCACCGGAAGTTCCGTCGTGAGAGGCGACGCAGAGAGCGTCTTAACGAAGGCTTCAAGCTCCGTCCGCTCCTGTTGGGTCAACGTAAATTGCTTCATGTCCGTCGATAAGCTCGGGCGCTTCTCTCCGCCGTTTTCATAGTGCCGGATAACGTCGACAAGAGACGTCATGGAGCCATCGTGCATGTAGGGCCCATGAATGTTCAAGTCTCTGAGAGATGGCGTCTTGAAGGCATGCTGCATGCCGACCACGCTTGGTGGAGCAAACTGTCCTCGTCCGATGTCCGCCGATTTCAATCCGATGTCATGGAAGCTGTCATCGGTGAAACGCCAGCCTCCATGACACTTGCTGCACCCCGCTGCACCGTTGAATAGCGCGAAGCCGCGCTTGGCCTCAGCCGTGATCGCCCCTTCGTTGCCGGCAATCCAATGATCAAATGGTGCTTCATTTGAAATTAGTGTTCGTTCATAGGTTGCGATTGCAGCCGTGATCGATGCGAAGTCGATGTCTTTCGCCGGAAAGGCACTTTCGAACAGCGGGCGATATCCAGAGATCGATTTAACGCGTTCGACGATGGCGTCAGGGGTCATCCCCATTTCGTGTTCCGCCGTCATAGGAAGCGCCGCCTGTTGCTCAAGCGTGTCGGCTCGGCCGTCCCACATCAGCGTCGTAAGCCACGCCGAATTCACGATTGAGGGAGAACGTCTCGGCAGCTCCTGCCCGGTAACGCCGCGGCCTTTCGCGAGTCCGTCCGACCAGCGGAATGCTGGATTGTGACATGATGCGCACGATACGCTCCCCGTGCTCGACAGCCGAGGATCGAAAAATAGATCCTTTCCGAGCTTTGCCTTTGCTTCGGAATACGGATTGGTTTCGGGAAATGCCGGCGCGTCCGGACGAACGTATTTTGCCTTGAGCTTCGCCAACGAGTCTTCGTACGCCGTTGCCGCCGACAACGGCCGCGCAGAAAACGTCTCTTCTACACACACCGCAGCAAACCCGACAGCGAGCGTCGCCGCTGCAAGCGCCACGAATGATGGGTTTTGTTTGAAAATGTTCATAGCTTAGGACGGATAAACCGCCTCCAGCTCGATGTCCTCGGACGACATTTCCTTACCCTTCATGGCGCTCAGCAGCACTTCGCGCGCAACCAGATCGGTGAGGTTGGCAAGCGCCGCAAGTTTTGCATCGCTTTCAATCTCCCGGCGCGCCGTGAGGCTGACCTCGATTTGATCTGTGGTGGCGGCGCCGCCCAAATCCGCAAGCACCGCTTGCCGCCTCGGCTCGACCCAGGCCGACAAGGTGCCGGCGTCCGCATCGACGAATTGCGGGTAAAAACTGTAGGCACCGCTGCGAACGAGCATCTCGACGGATATCGGATTCCTGCTGCGTTCGCCGGACGCGTCCCCTTGCAGCAGGCCCGCGAGAGCTGCGCCAGCGCACACTAACCGCCACATGGGCGATGACGCACAACGCGCTTCCCGATAGAGACGAATGAACGATTGAAATTCCGGAGCCACGTCACGCATCGGCTCGATCGCTGAGAGCGCACTCGGCAAAAAGGGAACGCTTCGCCAGCGTGCCCCATGCTCAACGTCGGCGACCCGCCACCCGATGACTTCAATGCTTCGTCCGTGGGCGAGGCAAACATCGTCGATGAAGTCCTGAACAGCCCCATAGGCGATGCCGAGCGCGTCTTTCGATCCGGATGCCAGCATATTGTAGACAATCTCGTTCATCTTCCCATTTTGAGAAGATGAAAATTGGATTGTCACGCGGCGTTCACCCACCCACTGGTCAACTGTAGGCGAGGAACTCGCCAGAAAATCCGTCTCCCAAGCGCGCGCGCCTGTCGAACGGACGAAAAATCCGACCACGAAATTCCGCAATTCGTGCGCCGCCTCGGAAGCGGAAACCGCTTCCGGGGGAGACTCGGCACGAAGCGACGCCATCCAATTGTAAGGGATCCACATCGTCACGCGTCCTTTCGGGCAAACAGATGAGCCTGCGAATTTCGATTCCGGTCGTACGCGCGTTACTTGACGACAACCGTTCCCTTCATGAACGGATGCGGCGAGCACGTATACGAATAGTCGCCAGGTGCATTGAACTTCAGCGACATCGTCTGCCCGGCGCGCAGCATGTTGCCAACGACGTCAACCGGAGCCGGAAGGCGTACGTTGTGGGGAATGGCGTCGACGTTCTTCCAGGTCACGATCGTACCCGGTGCGATTTCGAGGTTGGCCGGATCATATTTCATACCCTTGATCGTCACGTTGACGACCTTGGCGTCCGCCGGCGGTGCGCCCTCCAGAACGTCGACGTCAGCAGCGAACGCGAGAGAGGGCACGAAAGCGGCCGCCATCATCGCTAACAAAACAACAGACTTGCGCATTGAAATCTCCAATAGGGACGGCGAATGAAAGCCGGCTGCGTGCCGGCTTTCATGCGGCTTGTCAGCCGGCCTTACCGACGATCGGTGAGATCGTGCAGTGGTAGGTCATCGCGTTATCTTCAGCGCCGTAGCACCAGATGATGTCGTTGCTGAACTCGGGACGGTAGACCGGAAGCTCGCCCTCAGTGTTGAGGCAGGCGCACCGCAGCGCGATGTTCTTGCCGCAGCAGTCGCGATAAGCGATCAGGTAGCTCTGCTTGTCGGTCGGGTTGAAGCAGCTTGCGACCCACGAGCTCGGCGACAGCTTGGTACCCGGAGGGCATTCCGTCAGCGAACCGCCTGCGCAATCGCAGATGTAACCGTCGAGCGAACAGTGGCGCCAGTAATCGCACGCCTGAGCGTCGGTATTCTGCGGTTTCCAGCCTTCGCGCGTGCCCGAACCTGCATAGGCACGGCTTACGCGTCCCGAACGATCCACTGGTAGCAACGGGACCATGGCGGCACCGGCGAGTGCTGTGCCAATTCTGCCAATGAACCCGCGACGGCTGGTGTGTCCGGCGACGTGACGGGAGAATTGCTCGACGAGATCGTCAAATTTGCTTTTTGATGCCATCGTTCTGTTTCCTTCCTAAACTATTTTTGCTTCGCGTTCCGTTAGGCATTTAGCGGCGAGGCGGACGCAGAAGCTGGGGTTTGCGTGCGGTCAGCCATGTATTGCTGCAACGATGCGTGTCCGGTGCGGCTCGCTTCGAGGAGGCTTTCGATGTGCTCGCGCGTATTGCAGAGCCCCTTCGCCTTGATGACCCCGTCTTCGCTGATCAGCACGCCGTATGGCACCTTGCCGATTTGGAAGCGCATGCCGATCTCGCTCGAGATCACGTAGGGCAAGCCATCGAGCTTATGCTTCGAGAGGAACGCCTTGTGGTCCTCCTCGGCGCCATCGCTCACGAGCATCACGTCGATCTTTTCGGCTCGCGCGAGCGACTTGATGATCGGCAAGAGCTTGTCGCAAACCGGGCAAGTGGGCGAGGTGAACATCAGGAGTGTCTCGGCATCTGCCTTGTTGGCACCGCCGATTTGAAGCCGATTGCCCTTCACATCGATGATGCTGAAGTTCGGCGCCTTATCGCCGACTCCCGGTCCGTGGTCCGCCACCATCGCGCCGAGGGGAGCGGAACGTTCATGCAGCAGGCCGACTTGCCGGACGAGTCCGAGAAGGACAATGCCAAATGCGCCAATCAGGGCCCACTGCAGCAGAGAAGAAGCTAGAAGTACATTACTCATCATTTCGGTCATTTCACTGATCCCTTTGTTGTCTCAAGCTTCGGCTCAGGCCTTCTGGCGCAGCGCCTGAAGCTGGACGGCGGAGAAATAGAGGACGATTGAAATCGCAGCGGCAGCTGAAGCCAACGCCACGTTGGCGAAGGCCATCGTCGCCGGCGCCTCCTGACTCGCGACAAACAACGCTGCCGCGGCCAGAACGACATTCCGAGCAACCAGGAGCCAACTCAGCTCCTGGCGCAATCCATCGCGGAAGCATCCGCAATCGATCTCTCGGCGGCCGCGAACGATATTCACGGCCATGGCAATGGCGAAGACGAACAGCAGAAGCCCTGCGGCCGCGCCGGCGTAGCGATGCAGGCCGCTGCCGACGAGCAGGAAGCCAGCGATTGCCAACTCGACCCAGGGCAACGACGATGCGAAGATTCCGTCCAACGCTTCAGGAAGCAGTTTGAAATTCCGCACCACCCCGTGAAACTCGCCGATATTTCGAAGCTTCGACACCGCCGCGCCTGCAAAGATGATCGCCAGCAGAATGCGGAGGAACAGCTCCAAGACTGGCAACATGCTACCCAACATCTGCCTCATCTCCTCAGTCAGTCGTGGTCACGATAAGCGGGACCTGGCCGAGCTCTCCGACCTTGGAGGTCTGCTTCCCCGTTTTCGCGTCGTAAATGTAGAGCGTGCGGTCGTGTGATGAGATGCCGTAAAGCTGCGGGTTGTCATCGGAGCTGACGGCGATCGAGTTGATCTCGTGATCCAGCGCGATCTTGTTCAGGCGCTTGCCGGTTTTCGCGTCGTAGACGAACACGAAACGGCTGGAATACTTGTGCGTCCACTTTGCGCGCTGATCGGCGAGGAGATAGATCTGGTCACTCGGACGATGGTAGGCGACCGTCACCCAACCGCCCTGAGCCCAGCCCTCAGCCTTCTCATCGGCCGTGAATGCCTCGAAGGAATCGAGGAATTTTGCGTCGCCACCCGTGAAATCAACTTGGTAGATCGTTCCGTCGTAAGTGG
Protein-coding sequences here:
- a CDS encoding methylamine utilization protein MauJ → MTMWIPYNWMASLRAESPPEAVSASEAAHELRNFVVGFFVRSTGARAWETDFLASSSPTVDQWVGERRVTIQFSSSQNGKMNEIVYNMLASGSKDALGIAYGAVQDFIDDVCLAHGRSIEVIGWRVADVEHGARWRSVPFLPSALSAIEPMRDVAPEFQSFIRLYREARCASSPMWRLVCAGAALAGLLQGDASGERSRNPISVEMLVRSGAYSFYPQFVDADAGTLSAWVEPRRQAVLADLGGAATTDQIEVSLTARREIESDAKLAALANLTDLVAREVLLSAMKGKEMSSEDIELEAVYPS
- the mauA gene encoding methylamine dehydrogenase (amicyanin) small subunit, translating into MASKSKFDDLVEQFSRHVAGHTSRRGFIGRIGTALAGAAMVPLLPVDRSGRVSRAYAGSGTREGWKPQNTDAQACDYWRHCSLDGYICDCAGGSLTECPPGTKLSPSSWVASCFNPTDKQSYLIAYRDCCGKNIALRCACLNTEGELPVYRPEFSNDIIWCYGAEDNAMTYHCTISPIVGKAG
- the mauD gene encoding methylamine dehydrogenase accessory protein MauD: MMSNVLLASSLLQWALIGAFGIVLLGLVRQVGLLHERSAPLGAMVADHGPGVGDKAPNFSIIDVKGNRLQIGGANKADAETLLMFTSPTCPVCDKLLPIIKSLARAEKIDVMLVSDGAEEDHKAFLSKHKLDGLPYVISSEIGMRFQIGKVPYGVLISEDGVIKAKGLCNTREHIESLLEASRTGHASLQQYMADRTQTPASASASPLNA
- a CDS encoding plastocyanin/azurin family copper-binding protein, whose protein sequence is MRKSVVLLAMMAAAFVPSLAFAADVDVLEGAPPADAKVVNVTIKGMKYDPANLEIAPGTIVTWKNVDAIPHNVRLPAPVDVVGNMLRAGQTMSLKFNAPGDYSYTCSPHPFMKGTVVVK
- a CDS encoding MauE/DoxX family redox-associated membrane protein, producing the protein MLGSMLPVLELFLRILLAIIFAGAAVSKLRNIGEFHGVVRNFKLLPEALDGIFASSLPWVELAIAGFLLVGSGLHRYAGAAAGLLLFVFAIAMAVNIVRGRREIDCGCFRDGLRQELSWLLVARNVVLAAAALFVASQEAPATMAFANVALASAAAAISIVLYFSAVQLQALRQKA
- a CDS encoding cytochrome c peroxidase, with amino-acid sequence MNIFKQNPSFVALAAATLAVGFAAVCVEETFSARPLSAATAYEDSLAKLKAKYVRPDAPAFPETNPYSEAKAKLGKDLFFDPRLSSTGSVSCASCHNPAFRWSDGLAKGRGVTGQELPRRSPSIVNSAWLTTLMWDGRADTLEQQAALPMTAEHEMGMTPDAIVERVKSISGYRPLFESAFPAKDIDFASITAAIATYERTLISNEAPFDHWIAGNEGAITAEAKRGFALFNGAAGCSKCHGGWRFTDDSFHDIGLKSADIGRGQFAPPSVVGMQHAFKTPSLRDLNIHGPYMHDGSMTSLVDVIRHYENGGEKRPSLSTDMKQFTLTQQERTELEAFVKTLSASPLTTELPVLP